In Panicum virgatum strain AP13 chromosome 5K, P.virgatum_v5, whole genome shotgun sequence, the genomic window cgccgccgtgccctggaggtcccgccgccgccgcctccggcctccgccgcaCCTTGGCCCCCGCGTGCCgcatccggccgccgccgcgcctcaagccgacgcgcaccgccgcctccagccaCCGTGCGCCTCCGCCTGGGCCCGCGCACCGCAACTTGCGCCACGCTGTCGCCCCATGCTCCGCGCCGCTGTTGCCGCTTGCGCCACGCCGGCGCACGGGCTCTGCGCCGCTgcctcgccggagaagaagatggcTCGTTGCGTTTAACATTTCGAATTCAACATTCCATGATTCCAATTTCAACATTTGTTTATATAGTTTTCAACATTTTGCTGTTAAATATTGAAcctatttaaaaaaattgttgaGTTAATCCTATCAAAATGTTGGACATATTTGCAGCAGCTAATTGGGCCGAATGAGCTTTAAAGATGAATAGTTTCTCCACCTTCCACAAGATGTATAGGAGCCCTGAGGCGGGGCGGAGCACGGCGCGCCGGCGCATTGTCCACGATCAACACGTGTCTCGGCAGCCATCGCCGCGCGGGCTGCTCCCGTCGCCGTACCTACATCCCCTCGGTCCTTTGGGGGCCCGGGCGCAACAGCGGCACCGCACGCAGCACCTTGCCGGACCGGCGTGCTGCACGTGTCATGGACTGTGCCGGGCCCGGTTGCGCACGGCAGCTCAAAATCTATCCACCCTATCCAAGTGTCAGCGTTTAACCCCCAAAGTCGTTTTTTTTGTGTCAACTTGGTGTTCAAGTTCTAACGTGTTCCGCGTTCCGAGTGGTATAATAATCTCTCACGTGCTCCAGAGGCTTCAAGCGTGGACGATGTCCTCGATCGACActgtgtttttttcttttttgaaagattCGATCGACacagtaaaagaaaaaaaatctgcagTAATAATCCCAACAGTAACAGCTTTGCACGGCGCGGACTAATCGACCGATCAGTTTGACTCGAGGGGGAATCCTGCCGAAAGATGGACGCTTGCCTTGCCCCGTCGTCCGTCGACCGTCGAGGAAGGGCATCCATAGCCTCGGAGTGGATCACAGTTGCCCCGCGAGGGCAAACGGCGAGTTGCCCCATCGGGCCGGAAGGACGACGAGTGATGGCGCCATTCCTGCCGCCGATGCTTCCTTTCCCTTCttattcctctctctctctctctctctctctctctctctctctctctctctctctgcccgCTACCTTCCGTCGAGGTCGTGGCCATGGCATGGGCGCGGCAACGACGGCGAACGGCGACAGGGCGGAGGGGGTCCTCTTCGGCCACTTCCTTGTCTGCGCGcgacgtcgccggccggccggccggccggcacactttttcttttgaggcctcCGACTATCCTACACGGCAGGAAGTGTCTCGCCAGGTCACCGATCGGGGCGGCGGCACCTCGCACTTTGGGGGCAGATCAAATCATTGACGCGAAGCGGATCATCATCATTGGAATCCGAAATGGAGTTATCGATGGTCCGCGCCATCCATGGACCATGAGCAATAATTCAGGCCGTGGCCGCGACGGATAATGGAGACCAGACGCTCACTACTTGCTCCGATCACGGATTCTGCATCCGATTTTTAAAAGAGTTCGGCGTGCGTGCCTTGCCGCCCAAAGACACTGCGGTTTGTCCCTTCTCTTTGCACGCAGACAAGCGCCTGTCTCGGACTTATTACTCTGATGTCTCCTCATACAGTCGCGTATACTGTCGAACGAGTGCAGGCGATCACAATCAAGTTTAGCTGTGATCGAAAGAAACTTTAGCTAGCTCTCACCGCTAGTTGGAGATCAGCAATAGCCCCCTGGCGCCGTGCTGCGTACTGCGCCCGACTCGGAGCTTTCATCCTTTTTCTGGAAGAAAAGACTGGTCCTTTGCAACGGTAAAGTGCTCACTGAATCATCGTGAGCTGGACCACTGAAGATCACCACGGCGAATGATCCGATATTCCGAGTGTAGCTGTGGAGACGCTGACTAGACAGACGGTAAGTGGTACAAGGTGATGAGGTGCGTTTCCACGGGTCTGAAGAGCTGGGGCGCACACTGTATGCTCGCTATCTGACCACGCTCGCACTCCGTGTCCACACACACCTCACCTTGCAGGTTGCCAGTTCTAACAGAGCAAGGCACCGAGGAGCGAGATTTCTCTGCTCCCAACAGACAGCATCGTTGTCCTAGGCACCTAGACCTTCGTCTTCACACGATTCTAGTGGCTGCAGGGCGGTAGTGCCACCAAAAGCAGGTGTCTCCTCAGTCCCCCCTGTGCTGGTCAAAACTCAAAAGAGGCTGCACACATACTATCATATCCTGTCCGTGACAAGAACATCAGGCCAGATTCTCCCCCCGGTCAATTCAGGTCGAGCACGAGCCAAGGTTGCCACGACACGAGTGCAATCATGGAGCAGGGCTGTAACTGTAACACACAGGCTCGCAGAATTTGAAAGGCATTTTTGTGGTCAGAGTTACTGTTGGAATGAAAAATATAGCTTTAGGTTTTGTTTAGATGCGTAAATTTTTGGGTGTAAAGTATTGtaacactttcgtttgtatttggtaattattatcccgttatggattaattaggctaaAAAAATTAGTCTCGCAAATTATatacaaactgtgtaattagttattttgtttagctacatttaatacttcatgcatgcgttaaaacattcgatgtgatgagaatcttgtaaagttttggaattttgaagacaactaaacatggccttgtGGTGTGTACTAGGACGTGGACAGATTCTCTTTAAACTGTTCACCAACAGCTGAAACAATCATTTTTCCTAGTCCTTGGATGCGTAGGTTGATAGATAGGCTTGAGGTAATTCCATTACTTTCCACCTCACTTAAAGAGTAGTAAGGTCAAAGCTCACATGCAAAACGAAGCATATACTCCAGCAGGAGCGTCCACTGCGGAAATAATTTAGGCTTGTCTGAAGAACAGATCAGCACTTGATCCTTACACTGTTCGCGATGCGAGCTGATGTAATAGCGTTCAGTGATGCTTGTTGTTTATGGGCACTGCAGTGCCCTTCCAAAGCCAACCGGTGCTTTTCAATCCGACAAGGGGCGGCCGCTTCCCTGCTCATAATCTGCTCCTGTGAATGGAACCCTTTCGACTAATCACGGGGCTACGTTCATGATCAgttcagaaaagaaaaggaggcacATCACAATCCAATCAGACATGTAGATACAAATCAGTATTCTCTGGTCGTGTACAAAAATACTACTATAGATCGAGAGGAAGAGCTTATCTGACAGAGTGACACAGCATTTTGGCAGCGGAGAGTTCATGTGGCAGAGAGGAGGTTTTGCCTTGGCCTACAGGGGTCCCGCTCAGCAGCTTTCGGTTTGTTCTTTTCCTACGTCAAATAGGCCGCTCACGGGCTGAATCAGCAGATCTTTGACCCGAATATCAGCTTGAGAATTTTGGCTCCGCCATCCTTGTCTCGGAGCTTCCTTATCTGTCAAGATCCGATGATTGATTGGTCGTCCTTGTAAGCTCAGGATGCAGTTTTCTGGCATGCCAATGCAACAACTTCGTACAAGGCTAATATTCGACATGTCAACTTGATGTTCGAAGCTGAAATCCGCAGGAGAAAGAAAGTGAGGTTCTCAGCAAATTTTCTACGCAAGCATGAATCTTACCATTTTGACAATGCTTTTTTTCTCTCGAATACACAGGAAACCTGCGTGTCTTTTGATTAAAAAGAAGAATGATTAAAGTTAATACAACGCGAGTGCCGAGCAACTCAACACGACCACACAGGGTTTGGATTTCGACAATGTTCGGATGTTTTAGATTTTGATACGAACACTGTAAGAAGCCGGGCACCCAATAATGCTGGACCTAGATACTTCCATGCATCGGCATCCAAGTTGGGCGTAACACAGGTGGTCTGAAACAACAGTCGCTACAGGATGGCAAAATCCGATTTCGATGCGGGTGAGCATTTTTGTATGGCTCGTAAAAACCTGCTCCTGCAAACCAAGAGCCGAAGATGCCTTCCCATTTTCTTCAAGAAAAAAtacgaggaggaagaagatgcgtTCCCGGCCGCATGGCCGTAGAGGTCTCCGATGCATGTACGGATCCTGCTCCGGAAGATTGGATGGGGAGGCAGACAGACGACACGGCCTACCTAGACCATGACACTAATAGTTTCTTCACAGTCTAACATGATCTCCAAATCTCCAAATCTCCAaatgcacgcgcgcgcgcgcgatccCGCCCCCGCGTGAGCAGGGCCGTGCGGGCACCGGCCACTGGCGCACGGCCGAGGCCGAGCGGGCGGGATCCCAGCGGCTCGCGTCGCTTTCCGGCGAGGGgggccgagcggcgcgcgcCGTCCACAGGATGGGTAGATTCCGGCGCGCTCGGCGCGTGCGTACATTTTCTTGCCTCGTCCCGTTCGATCCGCCGCCTTGTTGCCTTGCGCGCGTGCGCCCGCCTCCGCATGCGGTGCGAATCGGGCGCGGGACGCAACGCGATGCGCGCACCGGACGGCCAGTGCgagcgagctcgccgcggcgcaGGCGCAACAGGGAGCGCTCGCTGCCCGCGTGCGTGGCCCGCCGCGCCCCGCTCCGCTGCGCACCACTACTTGCTCCACTGGTCGcgcccgctcgccgcctcctccccccgACTCTATATCTACCCggtctctccctccctcccgcacCCATGGCTTTGTCTCCAGCAGAGGCTAGGGAGTTCTAGAACCTAGGCTGGCCTCGCACTAGCTACTTTGTCTTGGTCCAGTCTCTGGTCTCTGGTCTCTGGTGGCATCCTGTCCTACCTGGCCATGCACTTCCATTTCCCGGTTCTTGGCTTGTATCCCTGATCAACTCAGATTCCCTGGACGCTCGAGTTTCTGGCTCTGCCATCTCATATCTGTAAGTTCGATCTGAACTTGTATGTCTTCCAATTCTTCCATAGCCATTGTACGGTTGCTTTGCGCATTTTTTTCATTGGTTCACTTTCACTTAGAGTAGCATTTGTTAAACTGTAAGTTTAGAGGGTGCCCTGTGGGAGGCTACTAAGTCTTGTCAGAAAATAGAGAGCGAGTAATCAGAAAGAAGTGAGTGAGTCTCCAATGCTAATATTTCATTGTGGAACTGGATTCATAAGCAGTGGCCCAAACATGGTGTGGTAGTCAGTAGCAGTCAGTCATATGATGCATAGGCTACGATTTTGAGTTGGTATGGCGAGTAGGAAATGGAGGTTCAATGTTCCATTCCATGGTTCATGACATTGATATGTTGGTGTTGCTTAGTACTCGACAGTGCTTGGATTGGCCATGTTAACAGGATGAACGACCAAAGTTAGAAATACAACATAACCACCTGCAGATCATATAAcgaagtgtaatttttttcctgAGCAAATATGGCAGGTTCTCTGCTTTTCATTGATAGTAGAAAGCAAGTAACATATGTACTATATTTTCCTACCACTATGTTACCTACATACAAATCAGATATTCATATTCCTATAATGTCACCGCGCTATGCTATCTGCGCCTTCAGGTCAGCGCATCATGTTGTCTATGCGCTTCTCTGAATGCCTCAATATTAAAGCTGGTGATTGTTGTCAGTTGCTCATGTGTCGCTGAAGTGTAATTTCACAATTTTCACCGGTTCATTGTATATGGACGTGTGGTCCGCTAGGATTAACTGTATTAAAAGTGCTAGAACTTTCACATCATCCTCATGAGCTACAAAAAGTACCACTAGACATTAGACAACGGCCTTGCATGCTAGTGACTGCTCTGATAAGTACCTTTGCTTTGATCTGGAATATAATCATTCACTCATCCGCTTGCTGGATGAGTTAATTGCTGATATATGAAGTATGAACATACACGAGACCTTAACCTTATGTTCTTCTAACTAACTGAGGGTCAGTGAAAAGGTAACGTGTATATCACAGTATCTGCTAAAATATCTGACTAGTTGGCATAATTCTGTGGTTAGCAAGGAATTTGATCATTGTCAAATATCTCTTTCTGAAAAAGAATAATCACCGTGCAACTTAGTGCTATTCAAAACTAGAGTATCAGAAACCATAGTCACAAATCAGTGACGAGAGAAGCACAGTAGGTTGgataaaaaaataattcattATGTTTTTATCACATGGTCCCCATGATCATTGAGTAGCTCGCTTTCAATAGAATGGTACATCCTTTCAATCCTTTCACACttcaatttccttcaattccTTTCAATGATCACTGTGATGCAAGTGAACTGCACATCCTTTTCATTTGTTTTTTCAACGTTAAATAATGTATACTTTTCTAAAATATCAAGGTATTATTAGTTTATTACTGTCATCAAATCCAGTCACCAGTGCACTTACGTCAGGTTTTCTTATTTTCAGGTAAAACAGTGCTAAGAGTGCAATGTCAACCTCAGATTTTAATATATATTTCTGGTTATTTCTCTTGCTATGCAATTTGGGAATATCAAAATCCCTACCTCTGGATAGAGACACACTTTTGGACATAAAAGGTTATCTGAAAGATCCACAGAATTACTTACGCAACTGGGATAAATTTCATTCACCGTGCCAATTTTACGGTGTTACATGTGACCAGGATTCTGGTGATGTCATTGGGATATCACTCTCAAATATATCACTATCAGGGACTATATCATCTTCATTTTCTCTTCTTCAACAATTACGCACTCTGGAGCTTGGGGCAAACTCCATCTCAGGAACTGTTCCTGCTGCAATGGCCAACTGCACAAATCTTCAGGTTCTAAATCTGTCAATGAACAGTTTAACAGGCCAGTTGCCCGATCTTTCAGCATTGCTCAACCTACAAGTTCTTGACTTGTCCACAAATAGTTTTAATGGGGCATTTCCGGTATGGATCAGCAAATTATCAGGTCTAACTGAATTAGGCCTAGGAGAGAACAACTTCGATGATGGTGATGTTCCAGAAAGCATTGGAAACCTGAAGAATTTAACATGGCTATTCCTGGGACAATGCAATCTTAGGGGAGAGATACCAGCTTCAGTCTTTGATTTGGTATCACTTGGGACACTGGACTTCTCACGCAATCAGATTACTGGTGTATTTCCGAAGGCAATATCCAAAATGAGGAACCTGTGGAAGATTGAGCTCTACCAAAACAACCTGACCGGTGAAATTCCTCAAGAGCTTGCAAATCTAACCTTGTTATCTGAATTTGATGTGTCTCGCAATCAGCTGACCGGCATGCTGCCTAAGGAAATTGGTGGCCTGAAAAAGCTGAGGATATTTCATATATACCACAATAACTTCTATGGTGAACTTCCTGAAGGGCTGGGGGAACTGCAGTTTCTTGAATCATTCTCAACCTATGAAAATCAGTTCTCAGGAAAGTTTCCTGCCAACCTTGGCCGATTCTCACCACTGAACACAATTGACATATCAGAGAATTATTTTTCTGGCGATTTTCCAAGATTCTTGTGCCAAAACAACAAGCTTCGGTTCTTACTGGCTTTGAGCAACAACTTCTCAGGTGAATTCCCTGGCTCTTATTCTTCCTGCAAGACACTTCAGAGGTTCAGAATATGTCAAAATCAATTCAGTGGGAGTTTTCCTCCTGGCTTATGGGGATTGCCTAATGCTGTGATAATTGATGTTGCTGGTAATGGATTTACTGGGAACATATCTTCTGATATAGGCTTTTCAGTTACTCTGAACCAGCTGTATGTTCAGAACAACAACTTCACTGGGGTGCTTCCAGTAGAACTTGGAAGGCTCTCCGAGCTGCAGAAGTTGGTTGCTTCCAACAACAGATTCTCTGGTCAAATTCCTATACAGATTGGAAGTCTCAAGCAGCTAACTTACCTTCATTTGGAACATAATGCACTGGAAGGGCCAATACCACCGGACATTGGTATGTGCAGTAGCATGGTTGACCTGAACCTTGCAGAGAATTCTTTGATTGGAGAAATTCCAGACACACTGGTCTCCCTCTTCACTCTCAATTCACTCAATTTATCCCATAACATGATCTCTGGTGACATTCCTGATGGTCTGCAGTCACTGAAGCTGAGTGATATTGATTTCTCCCATAACAAGTTATCCGGCCCAGTCCCTCGTCAATTCCTGATGATAGCTGGAGATGATGCATTCTCTGAAAATGCTGGCCTTTGTGTTGCAGACACTTCAGAAGAGTGGGAAAAAAGTGTCTCTAATTTAAGACCTTGTCAGTGGTCCGACAACCATCACAACTTCTCAACAAGACGTCTTTTTCTTGTGCTGATCACAGTGACATCTTTGGTTGTTCTCCTATCTGGGCTGGCATGTCTGAGCTATGAAAATTACAAACTTGAAGAGTTCAATAGAAAAGGGGACATTGAGAGTGGTGGCGGCACTGACTTGAAGTGGGTTCTTGAGACCTTCCATCCTCCAGAGCTTGACCCTGAGGAAATATGCAACTTGGATGCAGAGACTTTGATTGGCCGTGGAGGCACTGGCAAAGTTTACAGACTAGAATTGAGCAAGGGAAGGGGAACTGTGGCTGTGAAGGAGTTGTGGAAGCGTGATGATGCAAAGGTCTTGAAGACTGAGATAAATACCCTTGGGAAGATACGCCATCGGAAcattctgaaactcaatgcaTTTTTGACTGGTGGAACATCAAACTTTCTTGTCTATGAGTATGTGGTGAATGGCAACCTGTATGATGCTATTCGCCGTGAGTTCAAAGCTGGACAGCCCGAGCTTGATTGGGACAAGCGGTGCCGGATTGCTGTTGGGGTTGCTAAGGGCATCATGTACCTTCACCATTATTGCTCCCCGGCCATAATTCATCGGGATATAAAGTCGACCAACATACTTTTGGATGAGGAGTATGAAGCTAAGCTTGCAGATTTCGGTATTGCTAGGTTGGTGGAAGGTTCACCACTTAGCTGCTTTGCTGGTACCCATGGCTA contains:
- the LOC120708855 gene encoding receptor protein-tyrosine kinase CEPR2-like is translated as MSTSDFNIYFWLFLLLCNLGISKSLPLDRDTLLDIKGYLKDPQNYLRNWDKFHSPCQFYGVTCDQDSGDVIGISLSNISLSGTISSSFSLLQQLRTLELGANSISGTVPAAMANCTNLQVLNLSMNSLTGQLPDLSALLNLQVLDLSTNSFNGAFPVWISKLSGLTELGLGENNFDDGDVPESIGNLKNLTWLFLGQCNLRGEIPASVFDLVSLGTLDFSRNQITGVFPKAISKMRNLWKIELYQNNLTGEIPQELANLTLLSEFDVSRNQLTGMLPKEIGGLKKLRIFHIYHNNFYGELPEGLGELQFLESFSTYENQFSGKFPANLGRFSPLNTIDISENYFSGDFPRFLCQNNKLRFLLALSNNFSGEFPGSYSSCKTLQRFRICQNQFSGSFPPGLWGLPNAVIIDVAGNGFTGNISSDIGFSVTLNQLYVQNNNFTGVLPVELGRLSELQKLVASNNRFSGQIPIQIGSLKQLTYLHLEHNALEGPIPPDIGMCSSMVDLNLAENSLIGEIPDTLVSLFTLNSLNLSHNMISGDIPDGLQSLKLSDIDFSHNKLSGPVPRQFLMIAGDDAFSENAGLCVADTSEEWEKSVSNLRPCQWSDNHHNFSTRRLFLVLITVTSLVVLLSGLACLSYENYKLEEFNRKGDIESGGGTDLKWVLETFHPPELDPEEICNLDAETLIGRGGTGKVYRLELSKGRGTVAVKELWKRDDAKVLKTEINTLGKIRHRNILKLNAFLTGGTSNFLVYEYVVNGNLYDAIRREFKAGQPELDWDKRCRIAVGVAKGIMYLHHYCSPAIIHRDIKSTNILLDEEYEAKLADFGIARLVEGSPLSCFAGTHGYMAPELAYSLKATEKSDVYSFGVVLLELLTGRSPTDQQFDSEMDIVTWVSFHLAEQNPKAVLDPKVSNDSSEYMIKALNIAVLCTAQLPSERPTMREVVKMLMDNDPSSTTGRAKNKNDKLQQHAFS